A window of Pseudodesulfovibrio hydrargyri contains these coding sequences:
- a CDS encoding substrate-binding periplasmic protein: MPFRPLHSPIPATAGTAFALALLLLLFPPFLPAVAMGGACPADRLAGYTWLTEEYYPFNYEENGVMKGVAVDLLRLVWAELGTPEQPVESLPWARAYARLRHEPATVLFCMARTPERERAFRWAGPIASVRFVLIARKDRHIRLRSLDDLQGLSVGTLREDVLDTLLAGYKTRASIQPVARMRQNIDKLMTGRLDLVAYEEGSWRKITAREGLDPDGFETVYVLRETPVYFAFHPDTPPELVDAFQAALDKVKARPGYRKLLDAYLR; the protein is encoded by the coding sequence ATGCCGTTCCGTCCGCTCCACAGCCCGATACCCGCCACCGCCGGAACGGCGTTCGCCCTGGCCCTCCTCCTGCTGCTCTTCCCGCCGTTCCTCCCGGCCGTCGCCATGGGCGGCGCGTGTCCGGCCGACCGGCTGGCGGGCTACACCTGGCTGACCGAAGAGTACTACCCGTTCAACTACGAGGAGAACGGGGTCATGAAGGGGGTGGCCGTGGATTTGCTGCGCCTGGTCTGGGCCGAGCTCGGCACGCCCGAGCAGCCCGTGGAGTCCCTGCCCTGGGCCAGGGCCTACGCGCGGCTGAGACACGAACCCGCCACGGTGCTCTTCTGCATGGCCCGGACCCCGGAGCGTGAACGCGCCTTCCGCTGGGCCGGCCCCATCGCCTCGGTCCGCTTCGTGCTCATCGCCCGCAAGGACCGGCACATCCGCCTGCGATCCCTGGACGACCTCCAGGGATTGTCCGTCGGCACCCTGCGCGAGGACGTCCTGGACACCCTGCTCGCCGGGTACAAGACCCGGGCCAGCATCCAGCCCGTGGCCCGCATGCGCCAGAACATCGACAAGCTGATGACCGGACGGCTGGACCTGGTGGCCTACGAGGAAGGGAGCTGGCGCAAGATCACGGCCCGGGAGGGGCTGGACCCGGACGGTTTCGAAACCGTGTACGTCCTGCGGGAAACGCCGGTCTATTTCGCCTTCCACCCGGATACGCCGCCCGAGCTGGTGGACGCGTTCCAGGCCGCCCTGGACAAGGTCAAGGCAAGGCCCGGCTACCGGAAACTGCTCGACGCCTACCTGCGCTAG